The Desulfocurvibacter africanus subsp. africanus DSM 2603 genome has a segment encoding these proteins:
- a CDS encoding PAS domain-containing hybrid sensor histidine kinase/response regulator, protein MTVESSLLSLPEELAVLRALVEHTEVQLAFLAPDFTFRYANEAYVCGCGYSREEIMGRNHFELFPDAENETIFRKVRDTGQAVSFKAKPFVYASQPERGTTYWDWRLAPVAGSDGNLLGLAFSLTDVTERVRTELALRRSEQEAEEASRAKSEFLASMSHELRTPLGGVLGMTELALMSEPSAAVRTYLQMVLRSGQALRDLVNDLLDLSRIEARKLELESVDFDLRAELALALEPLILDARANGLCLCHSVAPAVPAMVRGDSGRLRQVITNLVSNALKFTEQGGITVAVESDTTGAPDLLRFRVTDTGIGIAADQLESVFDTFRQLRDQTGRTRGGMGLGLAICRRLVDLMGGRLWAESEPGKGSCFQFTARLVVSASSRVQPSGSQPAPQGAPSMRVLVAEDNEINRYLAKSLLQERGHSVHTVRTGSEALQALAGERFDLVLMDVRMPGMDGEQATRAIRGNPPPGVDPAVPIVALTACALKGDRERFLGVGMNAYLAKPINIEELDRVLVEVWRQKAGS, encoded by the coding sequence ATGACTGTGGAGAGTTCCCTGCTTAGCCTTCCTGAAGAGCTGGCTGTGCTGCGCGCCCTGGTGGAGCACACCGAAGTCCAGCTCGCCTTCCTGGCCCCGGATTTCACCTTTCGCTACGCAAACGAGGCGTATGTATGCGGCTGCGGCTACTCCCGTGAAGAAATCATGGGCCGCAACCACTTCGAACTCTTCCCCGATGCCGAGAACGAGACCATCTTCCGCAAGGTGCGCGATACCGGGCAGGCCGTGTCGTTCAAGGCCAAGCCTTTTGTCTACGCATCCCAGCCCGAGCGCGGCACGACATACTGGGACTGGCGTCTTGCGCCTGTGGCGGGTTCGGACGGCAATCTCCTCGGCCTGGCTTTTTCGCTCACCGACGTCACCGAGCGTGTGCGCACCGAATTGGCCTTGCGCCGAAGCGAGCAGGAGGCCGAGGAGGCCAGCCGGGCCAAAAGCGAGTTCCTGGCCAGCATGAGCCACGAGCTGCGTACTCCCCTGGGCGGCGTCCTCGGCATGACCGAGCTTGCGCTCATGAGTGAGCCGAGCGCTGCTGTGCGCACATATCTGCAGATGGTGCTGCGCTCTGGCCAAGCCCTGCGGGATCTAGTCAACGACTTGCTGGACCTGTCCAGGATCGAAGCCCGCAAGCTGGAGTTGGAGAGTGTGGATTTCGACCTGCGCGCTGAATTGGCCCTGGCTCTGGAGCCTTTGATCCTGGACGCTCGGGCCAATGGCTTGTGCCTGTGCCATTCCGTAGCCCCTGCAGTGCCGGCCATGGTGCGCGGCGATTCCGGCCGGCTGCGCCAGGTGATAACCAACCTCGTAAGCAATGCCCTTAAGTTCACGGAGCAAGGTGGCATTACCGTGGCTGTGGAATCAGATACGACCGGCGCACCCGATCTGCTGCGCTTCCGTGTGACGGATACGGGCATAGGCATAGCGGCCGACCAGCTCGAATCCGTCTTCGACACCTTCCGGCAATTACGTGACCAGACCGGCCGGACGCGCGGCGGCATGGGCCTCGGTTTGGCCATCTGCCGCAGACTGGTCGATCTCATGGGTGGACGTTTGTGGGCAGAGAGCGAGCCGGGCAAGGGCAGCTGCTTTCAGTTCACTGCCCGGCTTGTAGTCTCCGCTTCAAGCCGCGTGCAGCCCTCCGGGTCGCAACCCGCGCCCCAAGGAGCACCGTCCATGCGTGTTCTCGTGGCCGAGGACAACGAGATCAACCGCTATCTAGCCAAGAGCTTGCTGCAGGAGCGGGGGCACTCCGTGCATACCGTGCGCACGGGCAGCGAAGCCCTGCAAGCCTTGGCCGGCGAGCGTTTCGATCTCGTGCTCATGGATGTGCGCATGCCCGGCATGGACGGCGAGCAGGCCACAAGAGCCATCCGTGGCAATCCGCCGCCGGGAGTGGACCCTGCGGTGCCCATCGTGGCCCTCACGGCTTGCGCGCTCAAGGGCGACCGGGAACGATTCCTCGGCGTGGGCATGAACGCCTACCTAGCCAAACCCATCAATATCGAGGAGCTGGATCGCGTGCTGGTCGAAGTGTGGAGGCAGAAGGCAGGCTCGTGA
- a CDS encoding DNA repair protein RecN has protein sequence MLELLRIRNLALIDDLELEFAPGLNALTGETGAGKSFILRAVNFLTGDKLTPDMVRAGRDKAMVEALFVVEGVECVIRRELAADTGRSRLYVNDRLSSLETVESLKAGLVLHTSQHGQQKLLSPAYQSRMLDAFLPDKSLLGERDRLRDRLRAVAGQRKELLDRVGSLSAQREFLDFQSREIAKVNPKPGEEDELTAKRQALKDRTGARQALDGALSLLHGQGGDGLLAQFDRLGRQVRGLVAAVPDLREEAQVLDDFRLRLGELDGRLRRCDLRAAAGDLEAVDARLFELAQLKRKLKRDLDGIVHLQQELRENLSFLDESGLDLKRLDKEEQELADALQAVLARLHADRRQAATGLKADLETELRQLGFSEHVRVEIDFEPHEIFPGISEERARVLWVPNPGQAPQPLDKIASGGELSRFLLALVGLLTQAEQPTLIFDEVDAGIGGLTLGTVAERLKALSRRQQIILITHWPQLAAKADRHFQVRKEVEAGQTYTRCGQLSEADIFEELSRMAGGGDQGQALARELLS, from the coding sequence ATGCTTGAGCTTCTGCGCATACGCAACTTGGCCCTCATCGACGACCTGGAGCTGGAATTCGCCCCAGGGCTCAATGCCCTGACCGGCGAAACCGGCGCAGGCAAGTCGTTCATTCTGCGCGCCGTCAACTTTCTCACCGGCGACAAGCTGACGCCCGACATGGTCCGAGCCGGCCGGGATAAGGCCATGGTCGAGGCTTTGTTCGTGGTCGAAGGCGTGGAATGCGTCATCCGCCGCGAGTTGGCCGCGGACACGGGCCGCAGCCGCCTGTATGTCAATGACCGCCTGAGCAGCCTGGAAACCGTGGAGAGCCTCAAGGCCGGACTGGTGCTGCACACCAGCCAGCACGGCCAGCAGAAGCTGCTCTCGCCCGCCTACCAGTCGCGCATGCTCGACGCCTTCCTGCCCGACAAGTCGTTGCTGGGCGAACGCGACCGGCTGCGCGACCGGCTGCGCGCCGTGGCCGGCCAACGCAAGGAGCTGCTCGACCGCGTTGGCTCCCTGTCCGCCCAGCGCGAATTCCTGGATTTCCAGAGCCGCGAGATCGCCAAGGTCAACCCCAAGCCCGGCGAGGAAGACGAGCTGACCGCCAAGCGCCAGGCCCTCAAGGACCGCACCGGCGCGCGCCAGGCCCTGGATGGTGCGCTGAGCCTGCTGCACGGTCAGGGCGGCGACGGGCTGCTTGCGCAGTTCGACCGCCTGGGCCGTCAGGTGCGCGGACTGGTCGCGGCCGTGCCCGACCTGCGCGAGGAAGCCCAGGTGCTGGACGACTTCCGCCTGCGCCTGGGCGAGCTGGACGGACGGCTGCGCCGCTGCGACCTGCGCGCCGCGGCCGGCGACCTGGAGGCCGTGGACGCCCGCCTCTTCGAGCTGGCTCAGCTCAAGCGCAAACTCAAGCGCGACCTGGACGGCATCGTGCATTTGCAGCAGGAGCTGCGCGAGAACCTGTCCTTCCTGGACGAATCCGGCCTGGACCTCAAGCGCCTGGACAAGGAGGAGCAGGAGCTGGCCGATGCGCTGCAGGCCGTGCTGGCGCGGCTGCACGCCGATCGACGCCAGGCCGCCACAGGGCTCAAGGCCGACCTGGAGACGGAACTCAGGCAGCTCGGTTTCTCGGAGCACGTGCGCGTGGAGATCGATTTCGAGCCGCACGAGATTTTCCCCGGCATCAGCGAGGAACGCGCCCGCGTACTGTGGGTGCCCAACCCCGGCCAAGCGCCTCAGCCCCTGGACAAGATCGCCTCGGGCGGCGAATTGTCGCGCTTTCTGCTGGCCCTGGTGGGCTTGCTGACCCAGGCCGAGCAGCCCACGCTCATCTTCGACGAGGTGGACGCAGGCATCGGCGGCCTGACGCTGGGAACCGTGGCGGAACGCCTCAAGGCCCTCTCGCGCCGCCAGCAGATCATCCTCATCACCCACTGGCCGCAACTGGCGGCCAAGGCCGACCGTCACTTCCAGGTGCGCAAGGAGGTCGAGGCCGGCCAGACCTACACGCGCTGCGGCCAGCTTTCCGAGGCCGACATCTTCGAGGAGCTCTCGCGCATGGCTGGCGGCGGCGACCAGGGCCAGGCTCTGGCCCGCGAGCTGCTGAGCTAG